From Neosynechococcus sphagnicola sy1:
GAAGATAAGGTAAAAGCCTTTGCTGTTGGGGGTGTTGATTATATTCCCAAACCCTTCCAGACAGCGGAGGTACTGGCTCGAGTCGAGAATCAAATGGCGATCGCTACCCTGCGGAAACTATTGGAGCAAAAAAGCAACCAATTACTGAAGCAGAACCACCAACTCCAAGATGTCTTGTCGGAGCGTCGCCAAACCCTAGCTTCGATCCAGGAGGCGGACGAGCGATATCGAGATATGTTTGAGAATGCCGCCGTGGGGATCTTCCAGTGCTCAGCAACGGGGCGCTACTTTCGGGTCAATGCAGCTTTAGCTGCAATCTACGGCTATGCCTCCCCCCCTGACCTACTGTGGAGCGTTGCCAATCCTCAAGGCAAACTCCCCTACGTTGATCCCAACCATTGGACACGGTTTACTCAGCAAATGGCTGTCCAGGGTCTTCTCAAAAGTCTCCAAGCTCAGGTGTATCGTGCCGATGGTAGCATTGTCACCATTCTAGAGAGTGTCCGCACGGTCAAGAATCAGGAGGGGCAGTTTCTTTACTATGAGGGGTTTGTCCAGGAAATCCCCCCAGTTGTTTAACGGCAGAGACTTTATCAGTTGACATGGCACGTTTCGAGACTATCCTTACCAGAGAATTTCCAGTCGGGCTTTGGGCGGGTTCAGTTGGGGAATCTCAACCAAACGCACCTGCACCCCACAGGTGACCTCGCTGGGCTTATCATTAAAGACAGTTTGCGGATAGGCTTGACCGTTACAGTTCAGTTCAATTTGGGCACTGTCAACAATCCCATTCAAGTCGTCCCGCCAACTCTCTGATACTTCGCCTAACCAGAGTTCGGCGCGTCCATTAGCAACGCGTCGAGAAGCCCCGGTTGTGACGGTAACGACTTCCGGGCTAGAGGCACACCCCACCAACCCCAAGAACAGGGTAAACACGAGCCACCGTTCGATGCGGCGTTGCCTCTTCCCGATCGCCGATGTAACCATGGGTTGCCAACCAATAGTTCTCATAACTTCAAGGCTTAGGAGGCTGGCCCCCTCCGCTAGTCAAATTAGCTAGGATTCTAGGGTTATTTTACAATCAGTCTTTGCGGCGATCGCACTATTGATTTATGGATCTTCACCTGCATCATGGGAAACAGCGTCTGGTTGGGCAGTCAGTCCCTGCTCCACCTTCGGAGGGATAACGCTGGATGACGGTGCGGATTCAACGCCTCCCTGAAGAGGTTGTCCACCAGATCAGTGCTGGCGAGGTCATCGACTCCCTGGCTGCCGCAGTCCGAGAGCTGGTTGAGAATGCTTTGGATGCTGGCGCTACTCGCCTGACCATTGCGGTTTGGCCGGACTCCTGGCGCGTCCGGGTCGGAGATAATGGTTGTGGCTTCTCTTTAGCCAATTTGCACCAGGCGGCGATCGCCCATAGTACCAGCAAGATTTGTCACCGTGATCACCTGCTCAACATCACCAGCCTGGGATTTCGGGGGGAAGCGTTGCATAGTCTGGCGCAGTTAGGCACTCTGGAAATTTGCAGTCGGGAACCCCAGTCGCCCGAAGGGTGGCAGGTTTGCTATGACCAATCGGGGAAGCCCAGTGCTATCAAGCCCGTGGCGATCGCCCCTGGGACGGTAGTGACAGTCTCGGATTTGTTCGCCAACTGGATTTCCCGGCGGCAAGCACTCCCCACCGTGGCTCAACAATTACGCGCCATTCAAACCACCTTGCAGCACATGGCACTGTGCCATCCCCAGGTTACCTGGCAAGTGCAACATAGCGATCGCAACTGGTTTGGACTCTGGCCGGGTGAAACAGCCCTACAAATTCTGCCCCAGATTCTCCGCAACCTCCAACCCGGTGATCTGCAATCCCTGTCTCTGGTCGTGCCCACCCCCAACGCCCCGGATCTGGCAGCGATTCAGGGGGTACTGGGACTCCCCGATCGCTGTCATCGCCATCGCCCCGACTGGATCCGCCTCGCAGTCAATCAGCGGATGATTCGCAGTCCTGAACTGGAACAAACGATTTTAGGGGCGTTTCGTCGCCTCCTCCCCCGAGATCGCTTTCCCGTTTGCTTTTTACATCTGCAAGTGCCAGCCTACGAAATCGACTGGAATCGTCATCCGGCCAAGATCGAGATTTACCTGCACCATCTGGCCTACTGGCAGGAACAGATTACCCAGGCGATCGCCCAAGCCCTGAGCTTTCAGACTCCCCTCAACACCCTGCAAACCCAACGGGTCACAACGTTGCTAAAAGTAGCAGAGGCTGAAGCAGGTTACAGCGTCCACCGCCAGGTGGAGGCTGCGGCTCCCCAAGGAAATCCCGCAGAGCTTAGCCCGCTGCCCCTCCTGAAAGCCGTGGCGCAAGTCCGTAACACCTATATCCTGGCGGAACATCCGGGGGGGGCTGTGGTTGGTAGAGCAACACATTGCCCACGAACGGGTGCTCTACGAACAACTCTGCGATCGCTGGCAATTGGTTGCCCTGCCCACTCCCCTGATGTTGAGTCATCTTTCCCAGGCTCAGTTGGAACAGTTGCAACGTTTGGGCATGGAGGCAGAACCCTTTGGCACCCACCTGTGGGCGGTGCGGCTGGCACCAGAATTACTGGCTCAACGGCAGGATTGTAAAGAGGCGCTGTTAGAACTTAGTCAGGGAGGCGATTTCCAGTCTGCTCAGGTTGCCACCGCCTGTCGCAGTGCCCTGCGGAATGGCACACCCCTAACCATGACAGAGATGCAACAACTGCTGAATCAATGGCAACAAACCCGCCATCCCCGCACCTGCCCCCATGGTCGGCCGATTTATCTGTCCTTAGAGGAATCCGCACTGGCACGATTTTTTCGCCGCCACTGGGTGATTGGTAAAAGTCATGGCATTTAAGGAGACCCTGAAGGAATGAATCTCACCACCGCAACCCTGCTAATTTCCTGCCCGGATCAGCGGGGACTCGTTGCCAAGATTGCTAATTTTATCTATGCCAATGGCGGCAATATTATCCATGCCGACCATCACACTGACTTTACCAGCGGACTGTTTCTCACCCGGATTGAATGGCAGCTCGATGGCTTTAACTTACCCCGCGAGCTGATTGGACCAGCCTTTCATGCCATTGCCCAACCCTTAGCAGCCAGTTGGCAATTGCACTTTTCCGATGCGGTGCCACGGTTGGCAATTTGGGTGAGCCGTCAAGATCATTGCCTCTTTGATCTGATTTGGCGGCAGAGATCGGGGGAGTTACAGGCAGAAATTTCCCTCATTATTAGCAACCATCCCGATCTCAAGGAACTGGCGGATCGATTTGAGATTGACTATTACTATCTCCCAGTGACCCACGAGAATAAATTGGCGCAAGAAGCAAGGGAATTAGAACTGCTGCAAACCTATAAAATTGATCTAGTGGTGTTGGCAAAATATATGCAGGTTTTGAGTCCTCATTTTGTGCAGCAATTCTCCCATGTAATTAACATTCACCACTCTTTTCTCCCTGCTTTTCCGGGCGCTAACCCCTACCAACGAGCCTACGAGCGGGGGGTGAAGATTATTGGTGCCACTGCCCACTATGTGACGGTCGATCTAGACGAAGGGCCGATTATTGAGCAGGATGTGGTGCGGGTGAACCATCGAGATACGGTTGCCGATCTAATTCGGAAAGGCAAAGATCTAGAACGAGTGGTATTAGCTAGAGCGGTGCGTCTACACCTGCAAAATCGTGTGTTGGTCTACGGCAATCGCACCGTTGTCTTTGGGTAAAACTTGCGGGGCGCTAAAATTCCGCTTTTTGTAAACGCCGCAAGCAGCGGGGAATTTACTCGTTCCACGCCCCTTAATGAACGTAGCCTAGTAGTGCTGATGTTGAGCATTGACTTCTGATCTCAGCCGCGATCGCCTAGATGTCGGTTCATGAGTCCAATCACAATTTCTGGAACCTCTAAATGGGGGAGAACCCCAGCACCTGCGATCGCCTCGAAACCTACCACGGCTTCAGGATTGAGCTGCGCTAATCGTCGTCCTAAGGCGAGGGGGGTAAACTGAGCTTGGGTTCCCCAGAAGAACCGGGTCGGAATCGATAACTGGGGCAGATAAAGCGCGAGATCAAAATAGAGATTCCCCTTCAAAAAAGCTAGGGCTGCATATTCTGCACCAGGTTGTTGGGCAGAGGCTAAAAAGGCTGCCACCATCTCATCAGAGATCCGCTCGGGTTTAGCAAACAAAAACTGCTGTAAAAAGTTGCGTACAGCAAACTCATTGGCGGCACCCAGGGCATAAATGATCTGATCGACTAACGGTGTTCCAATCAGTTCCAGTGGTAACCGGCGTCCGGCTTCCTGGCCAAAATCCTTAAACCCAGCGGGGCAAACGAGATAGAGTGCCTGGAATAATTCCGGCCGCTGGATGGCCAGGCGAATGGTCAGCGCCCCCGTAAACGACGAAGCCAGCACCGTCACAGGGGGATGACAGGCGCGCTCAATAAACTCCACCAGGGTGATCAGATAGTCTGAAAGCTGATAGTCCCGCAAGGGATGGGCGGACTGGCCCCAACCAATCAGATCTGGAGCCAGCACCCGATGGGTGGCGGCAAAGGCTGGGTAGACCTTCGACCATTCGTAAGCAGAGGCACCGCCGCCAAAATTGTGTAAGAACACCAGCTCCGAACCAGAGCCTGATTCAGGTACCCTTTGCCAAGGGAGGCTGAGGGGGGCATAGTAAACCATGACCCCAAGACTGGTCTTAACTTGCCGCTGCCCGAAACCAGGCGGTTGAAATTGCAGCATTGATTCAGCCTGCCTTGACTCAGGGTCGATTAAACCAGGGAGACCTGCTTCTCTTCAGACGGAGGGGCGATCACCCCTCCATTGCCAATGGCATAAAACGCCTTAGTTGTTTGATCAAATTCCCAGGCCTGCCCCTCTGGATCTCGGTTACGACTCCATTCCTGGAAATCCTGCCGCGATCGCTGCCGAGTCAGGGCTTGAGTGGTTAATCCTAGACGTTTGGCGAGATCAGCTTGACTGAGATAAGGTTCTGCTCCAGAGCTATGGTTCAACCCATGGAGAAATACAGGTTCTACCTCCAAGGAAACCTCAGCAGTTGGCGGAAAACCATTGGTCTCGTCTACTAGCGGGGAAGAAACAACCACCGCGCTCATGGGAGTTTCCACCTCAGGGGTTGCAGTTCCCCCATTCATTTCCCCTGCGGGTTGGGGGGCAGTGGGGGCTGTTTTGGCATGAGTTTTCATCTCAACATGACTATGGAGCCTTTCTTCTTCCTCGTGTAAAGTGGCAATATCTAAGGAGTGGCTCAGGGGAGTCACACCACCGGGGCCAAGGAGAGGTCGCAGACCATTGAGTTCTGCCAGAATCGCCGTCCCATTGTTGATTACCACTGCCAGGATAGGGTCAAGGGCAAAGACAATACCGGAGATCAGGGCACCAATATTTGGCACCGCCACGATCGCCGTGTTCTGCCAGATGATTTCCATCGCCTGCTTGGCAATGCGAATGGCGTGGGTTAACCCTCGCAGATCATCTTCCATCAGCACAACATCCGCCGTTTCACGGGCAATGTCTGTAGCCCCCGCAAAGGAAATAGAGACATCAGCATAGGCGAGAGCCGCCGAGTCATTGATGCCATCCCCACAGAAAGCCACCACCTTACCTGAATCATGGAGGGACTTCACCACTTCCACTTTGCGTTCTGGGAATGCCTCGGCATAAATATTATTGGGGCTAATACCCAACTCTCCGGCAACCGCTCGGGCAACGCGGGTGACATCCCCACTGAGCATATAAGGGGTAATCCCCTGTTGTTTCAGATCCTTCACCACACCCTTGCTTTCAGCTCGGGGGGGATCGCTGTACATTACCACCCCAAGGAGTCGACCATCCCCAGCAATATAGACCAGTGAACAACTCCCGGTCAGGGCTTCTGGATAGCGTTGTTCGAAGACTTGTAGATCGATCTGCTCCTGGGTCATAAACCGAGAGCTGCCAACCTGAATCCGCATCCCATCAATTTTGGCAACGACTCCCAGGCCAACTTTATACTCCCATTCTTCGCAACTCTTCAGTTCGAGCTGTGATTCCCTGGCTTGGCGCACGATCGCTTCCGCAACTGGGTGGGTTAACCCCTGCTCCGCAGTAGCTGCCAAGGCCAAAATCTCTGAGCCAGCGAACCGATCATCCATCACCTTAATATCGGTGACTCCAGCATGACCAACGGTAAGGGTGCCCGTCTTGTCAAAGACCACCGTTTCAATGCGCGCCAGAATTTCAATTGCCCGTCCACTGCGAATCAAAACGCCATTACGAGCTGCATAGGTGAGGGCAGACAAAATCGTGGTCGGTACCGATACCCGAATGCCAGTTCCCAAGTCTAGGGTCAAGAGGGCGATCGCTCGATTGAGGTCACCACTAAACAGCCCCACCCCAGTACCAATGAGCAGCGTCGGAATCACCGCCTGATTCGCCACCGTTGCGGCATAATTCTCGACACGAGTATCGTGGACAGGAGCTGACTGCATCAGGGAAACAATCACACCCGCCCGAGTGTTGTTGCCAGTGCGTTCCACCAAGATGCAAAGATTGCCATCCACTACCAGGGTCGAGGCAAAGACTTCATCCCCCTCGGAACGCTCCACAGGTACCGATTCTCCCGTCAGCTTGCACTGATCAATCAGGCCAGTTCCCCTGAGGACATAGCCATCGACGGGGATCTGATCTCCGGGGTAGACAATGACGTGATCTCCCTCTATCACATCCTTGACTGGGATTTGAATTTCCTGGCCATCTCGCTCGACCAGGGCGTACTTACCAAGGCAGTCCAGCAAGTCCAAGGAAGCTCGTTCCGTTCCTCGGGCGGTTAGATCCCGAATTAACTCTCCCCCTTCCACTAAGCCCAACATGAAAGAGGGGGCAAAATAGTGTCCTTGCAAGGTGTGGAGTGAAATTGCCAGACCATCTAGGAAGTCAATGGTCAGCTGCTTTTCCTCTTGGATTGCTTCCCAGGCCCGCTTAAACACCGGTAATGCCCCAGCGAACACCACGCCTGCAATCACGATGCTAGGAATGGGCAAACCCGCGATCGCCCCCAGGCTGAGAACCAACCCCAAACCAGGCAAGCCGAGTCGTTCCCAGTAGTCAATTTCATGAACCGTAGGTTTCTCCTGAACCATCGCCGGGATCTCAGCCAGATCCAGGGTCGAAGCCCGTTGAATTGCGGTAAAGATCTGCTCTTGAATGGTGTCGATGGTAACTGCACCGTCCTCATACTCAACCACCAGGGAGCTAGCCATGGCGTTAATGCGGACATCGGTAACCCGATGCAGTGACTCTACGAGATATTGCAACTTACTAGCATAATCTACATCATTCAGCAGGCGGGGAACACGGATGCGAAAGCGTCCTGGTGCCCAGTGGAGAACTTGATAATGAGTTTTCTGGAGCTGAGAGACCTGATGAGGCTCAGAGATTACGGTTGTAGTGGATACTTCAATGTCCTCTATGACTAGCATCTTAGGCGGGGAACCTGTGAGATTAAATGACTTGACTATATCAGAATCACCTTTTGTGGTGAAACTTACGGACAATTTTAGCCAAATTTTAGCGAACCTACGGACAGCCTGGGGACTGAGTTGATACCACCCCCCGCAGCGGTCTTTCAGGGATGGAAGTAAAAAGCAGTTCCCAAAATAATATAGGTAATCAGTAGTAAAACCCCCTCCAACCAGTTGGAACTCCCATCGCTACTAATGGAGTTGCAAATGATCACCGCCATGGCCACGGCCACGATTTCAAAGGGATTGAAATCTAGATTCATCGGTTGACCCATCAGCCAGCCAACCAGCACCAGGATCGGTGCCACAAACAGAGCAATTTGCAAGCTTGATCCAATGGCCACCGCCATGGCTACTTCCATCTTGTTCTTGAGGGCAAAAGTGATGCAGGTAATATACTCTACAACCCCCCCAAACAATGGGATCAGAATCACCCCGGTAAATAGGGGAGATAAGCCTACGGTTTTGATGGTTTCTTGCAGACTTTCTACCAAAATATCGGAAATGAACACCAGCACAATGGTGGCACCCAGTAGAACTCCCAATTGCAACTTCAGGTTGATGGTGGGGTGGGCGGCAGCTTCAGGCGCCCCATGGGCTTCGGATTCCAGTTCTTCTAATTGATAAAGACTGCGATGGGTTTTCATCGAGAAATATAGCATCAGGCAATAAAACAGCAGCAACAGTACCGCCGCAGCATAGGAGAAATAATTCAGAATCTCCGGTTTCAAGCCTGCAGAGGTTTCATGCATGATGGTGGGGGTAACCATCACAATCACCGCTAGGATCAGAGAAGAGCTGTTGAGTCGGGCAACCGTTGGTTGAAACTTCTGCTCTGAGAAGCGAATACCTCCCAGCAGAGTTGACAGCCCAATTGCCAGGAGCAAATTGGCAATGATAGATCCCGTAATACTGGCTTTAACCACTTCAACCAACCCACTTCTCAACGCCACAATGGCGATGATCATTTCAGTGGCATTGCCAAAGGTGGCATTTAACAACCCCCCGAAAGCTGGCCCAATCACCGTTGCAATTTCCTCGGTGGAGTTGGCAATCCAGGCGGCAAGGGGAATAATTGCCAATCCTGATACTAAAAATACAATCAGCGGATTCAGATGTAACCATTGTGCTCCCATAGCAATGGGTACAAATACTAACATTCCCAGCAAGATTTTAGTTTTGATCGACATGGCACTTCTTGGGTCAGCTATGTTGCGGTGTTTACAAGATAATACCGATCTGCCTCTAGTCAATGCCGCACCCCTAACATTGCTCACAATCTCTTTACAATTTAGGGAGTGGCGTGATGACAACCGGATGCCAGTGATTCTGGTTTTTTATAGGAATTGACTGCGATGCTGCCCTTTATGAGTCCTACGGAGTGGCAATTCGCTAGGATAAAGGCTGTGCGAAGCTAAAATTTTACCCTTGAGACGGCCAATCCTACATGGAAACAATTGACTGGCAAAACCTGATCGCAGGGGGACTAGGAGCTGCCATCTTAATGGGCGGTATGCTGATGATGTTTACGGGGATTTGGACCCGTCGTAGGCGCTAAGAACGCCCGAACCTCAGGTGGGAACGAGTTCTCCGGGACGAAGTCGCGACCAGCGTCCTAGATCGGGTGTAAAACTCAGACAACCTACGACATCCCATTCCATCTGGATTTCATCGGACTGAGTCTGAATATTGACATTGATGGTGGGTTCAATTGCTTCAAAATCAGGGATTTCGGTGAGATGGGGTTGCTGATGCTGAGCTTCCACTGCATGGTAGGTTGTGCAGCGATCGACGTACTGGCAGTTGATGCAGATACACATTAACCTCACTCCCTGACATGCCTAACAGCGTCAACAGTTCCGATGGGCTTTTCTGCTACTCTAACTCAGACCCTGCCATTCATCCATGCCTTGACTGATTGATTGTTCCCATGCCTGGCCTCTCGCTCCCTACTGCCTCTCCAACCCTGTCGCCGCACCTGTGGCCATTTAGCCCTCAATGGCTCCCGACTTCTACCTATCTAGTGGGAGGAGCCGTGCGAGATGCCCTCTTAGAGCGTCCGGTGGATCGCCTTGATTTAGATTTTGTATTGGCGGAGAAGGCGGTTGAAACGGCGGCGGCGATCGCCCACCACTATGATGCGGGATTTGTGCTCCTGGATGCAGAGCGACAAATTGCTCGGGTGGTGTTTGACCACGCCACCGCGGATTTTGCCCTGCAGGTTGGCTCTAGTCTGGAGATGGATCTACAGCGGCGAGATTTCACTGTCAATGCGATCGCCTATAGTCCCCATACCCAGGAATTACACGACCCGCTGCGAGGGTATCGGGATCTGGAAAAGCGCTTGATTCGCATGGTTTGCCTTGACAATTTACGGGAAGACCCATTACGACTCCTGAGGGCCTATCGTCAGGCTGCGCAATTGGGGTTTTCCCTGGAGCCGGGGACCCAGGTGGGAATTCGGCAGCTGGCCGCGTGTCTAGCAGACGTTGCGGCTGAACGGGTTCAGAGTGAATTGCGTTACTTGCTGAGTTCAGCAGCCGGCACAGCTTGGTTGACCACGGCTTGGCAGGATGGACTGTTTGCCGGTTGGTTTGCCCAAGCGACGCTGCAAAGTTTAGCCAATATTGCGGCTCTAGATTGGGCTGCTGTTTCCCTGGAGGCAATCTGTCCGGGCTTTTCCCAAGTCCTCCACAGTAAAGTCCGAGATAGTGCCTTTGCCACCAAACCCGAGGGATTGCATCAGGCTACCCCAGCCTGCAACCGCGATCGCAACTGGCTGACGACCGCTAAACTCGTTTGTTTGCTCCCCCCTACCCCCGATCAAGCAGAGGCAGAGTTACAGCGACTCAAGTACAGTCGGGCTGAATTGCGAGCCGTGATGGTGGTTCTGAAGTACCTGCCCCGATTGTTGTCCCCTGGGGCAGTATTGACCTTGCGAGATCAGTATTACTTCTTTCAAGAGATCGGGCCGGTGTTTCCCACCTTGGCGGTGTTGGCCGTTGCGTTGGGAATGCCCTTGGCAGCGATCGCGCCTCTGGGACAGCGGTTCTTAACCCTCAGTGATCCCGTTGCCCACCCCGTCTCTCTGGTCACTGGACAGCAACTGATGACGGGGTTAGACCTACCGCCGGGTCCTCTGATTGGCAAGTTACTGTCTGCCTTACAATTGGCGCAAGCAGAGGGCACGATTACGACACCTGATGCTGCCTTAGAACTGGCTGCTCAACTGTTACAGGCAGGAACCTTAGGAGCCAGGGATGGCAAGGAGGGACGATGAAGATTGCAGAGTTCATCACCTGGTTTGAAGCCTGGGCAGATCCCCGTTGGCAAGCAAGCTGGGACAATTGTGGTTGGCAGGTGGAACCCGGAATTTCAGATCAGTCAGCCCAGGTGCTCGTCTGTCTCACGCCGACCTTAGCAGTCCTCCAAGAAGCGATCGCCCTGCGGCAGTCGGGGGTGTCGGTGAATCTGATTTTTGCCCATCATCCCTTAATTTTTTCCCCGTTGAAGTCCCTGTGTACGGGGGGGTAGATCGCCGATCAAGTGCAGCTTGCCTATGCCCATCAGATTGGTATTTACAGTGCCCACACCAACTTTGATCAGGTAAACGACGGGACGGCAGATGTGCTGGCGCAATGCCTGGATCTACAACAGGTAAGTCCCCTGGTGATGACCCAGCCCAGCCTGGGGTATGGTCGGGTAGGGAACTTGCCTCAACCCCTTCCCTTAGAAGTCCTACTGGAGAAGATTCAGACTCGCCTCTCA
This genomic window contains:
- the purU gene encoding formyltetrahydrofolate deformylase, whose amino-acid sequence is MNLTTATLLISCPDQRGLVAKIANFIYANGGNIIHADHHTDFTSGLFLTRIEWQLDGFNLPRELIGPAFHAIAQPLAASWQLHFSDAVPRLAIWVSRQDHCLFDLIWRQRSGELQAEISLIISNHPDLKELADRFEIDYYYLPVTHENKLAQEARELELLQTYKIDLVVLAKYMQVLSPHFVQQFSHVINIHHSFLPAFPGANPYQRAYERGVKIIGATAHYVTVDLDEGPIIEQDVVRVNHRDTVADLIRKGKDLERVVLARAVRLHLQNRVLVYGNRTVVFG
- a CDS encoding response regulator; the encoded protein is MANRSEPEALIGNILLVDDTLENLEVLDQLLTTQGYDVRRAINGPMALMGVAAEAPDLILLDIMMPDMDGFQVCAHLKSNPATQAIPVIFISALDAAEDKVKAFAVGGVDYIPKPFQTAEVLARVENQMAIATLRKLLEQKSNQLLKQNHQLQDVLSERRQTLASIQEADERYRDMFENAAVGIFQCSATGRYFRVNAALAAIYGYASPPDLLWSVANPQGKLPYVDPNHWTRFTQQMAVQGLLKSLQAQVYRADGSIVTILESVRTVKNQEGQFLYYEGFVQEIPPVV
- a CDS encoding Ycf34 family protein, producing MCICINCQYVDRCTTYHAVEAQHQQPHLTEIPDFEAIEPTINVNIQTQSDEIQMEWDVVGCLSFTPDLGRWSRLRPGELVPT
- a CDS encoding CCA tRNA nucleotidyltransferase, with protein sequence MPGLSLPTASPTLSPHLWPFSPQWLPTSTYLVGGAVRDALLERPVDRLDLDFVLAEKAVETAAAIAHHYDAGFVLLDAERQIARVVFDHATADFALQVGSSLEMDLQRRDFTVNAIAYSPHTQELHDPLRGYRDLEKRLIRMVCLDNLREDPLRLLRAYRQAAQLGFSLEPGTQVGIRQLAACLADVAAERVQSELRYLLSSAAGTAWLTTAWQDGLFAGWFAQATLQSLANIAALDWAAVSLEAICPGFSQVLHSKVRDSAFATKPEGLHQATPACNRDRNWLTTAKLVCLLPPTPDQAEAELQRLKYSRAELRAVMVVLKYLPRLLSPGAVLTLRDQYYFFQEIGPVFPTLAVLAVALGMPLAAIAPLGQRFLTLSDPVAHPVSLVTGQQLMTGLDLPPGPLIGKLLSALQLAQAEGTITTPDAALELAAQLLQAGTLGARDGKEGR
- a CDS encoding heavy metal translocating P-type ATPase, which produces MLVIEDIEVSTTTVISEPHQVSQLQKTHYQVLHWAPGRFRIRVPRLLNDVDYASKLQYLVESLHRVTDVRINAMASSLVVEYEDGAVTIDTIQEQIFTAIQRASTLDLAEIPAMVQEKPTVHEIDYWERLGLPGLGLVLSLGAIAGLPIPSIVIAGVVFAGALPVFKRAWEAIQEEKQLTIDFLDGLAISLHTLQGHYFAPSFMLGLVEGGELIRDLTARGTERASLDLLDCLGKYALVERDGQEIQIPVKDVIEGDHVIVYPGDQIPVDGYVLRGTGLIDQCKLTGESVPVERSEGDEVFASTLVVDGNLCILVERTGNNTRAGVIVSLMQSAPVHDTRVENYAATVANQAVIPTLLIGTGVGLFSGDLNRAIALLTLDLGTGIRVSVPTTILSALTYAARNGVLIRSGRAIEILARIETVVFDKTGTLTVGHAGVTDIKVMDDRFAGSEILALAATAEQGLTHPVAEAIVRQARESQLELKSCEEWEYKVGLGVVAKIDGMRIQVGSSRFMTQEQIDLQVFEQRYPEALTGSCSLVYIAGDGRLLGVVMYSDPPRAESKGVVKDLKQQGITPYMLSGDVTRVARAVAGELGISPNNIYAEAFPERKVEVVKSLHDSGKVVAFCGDGINDSAALAYADVSISFAGATDIARETADVVLMEDDLRGLTHAIRIAKQAMEIIWQNTAIVAVPNIGALISGIVFALDPILAVVINNGTAILAELNGLRPLLGPGGVTPLSHSLDIATLHEEEERLHSHVEMKTHAKTAPTAPQPAGEMNGGTATPEVETPMSAVVVSSPLVDETNGFPPTAEVSLEVEPVFLHGLNHSSGAEPYLSQADLAKRLGLTTQALTRQRSRQDFQEWSRNRDPEGQAWEFDQTTKAFYAIGNGGVIAPPSEEKQVSLV
- a CDS encoding alpha/beta fold hydrolase, with protein sequence MLQFQPPGFGQRQVKTSLGVMVYYAPLSLPWQRVPESGSGSELVFLHNFGGGASAYEWSKVYPAFAATHRVLAPDLIGWGQSAHPLRDYQLSDYLITLVEFIERACHPPVTVLASSFTGALTIRLAIQRPELFQALYLVCPAGFKDFGQEAGRRLPLELIGTPLVDQIIYALGAANEFAVRNFLQQFLFAKPERISDEMVAAFLASAQQPGAEYAALAFLKGNLYFDLALYLPQLSIPTRFFWGTQAQFTPLALGRRLAQLNPEAVVGFEAIAGAGVLPHLEVPEIVIGLMNRHLGDRG
- the cax gene encoding calcium/proton exchanger; the protein is MSIKTKILLGMLVFVPIAMGAQWLHLNPLIVFLVSGLAIIPLAAWIANSTEEIATVIGPAFGGLLNATFGNATEMIIAIVALRSGLVEVVKASITGSIIANLLLAIGLSTLLGGIRFSEQKFQPTVARLNSSSLILAVIVMVTPTIMHETSAGLKPEILNYFSYAAAVLLLLFYCLMLYFSMKTHRSLYQLEELESEAHGAPEAAAHPTINLKLQLGVLLGATIVLVFISDILVESLQETIKTVGLSPLFTGVILIPLFGGVVEYITCITFALKNKMEVAMAVAIGSSLQIALFVAPILVLVGWLMGQPMNLDFNPFEIVAVAMAVIICNSISSDGSSNWLEGVLLLITYIILGTAFYFHP